One window from the genome of uncultured Tateyamaria sp. encodes:
- a CDS encoding YetF domain-containing protein: MTDIFDILLRTVLIVGSIILLTRLQGLRSFSKLSGFDFAITVSVGSILAAAVTTLGTGVHVFAIALAALFLVQFLLTRLRVWRDGASALDNAPLLIMEDGVPLQENMKLAGVTHADLRAKLREANAFDLATVHAVVVETTGDVSVLHGPADGPRPDARVMEDVQRQ, translated from the coding sequence ATGACCGATATTTTTGACATCCTTTTGCGCACTGTCCTGATTGTCGGCAGCATCATCCTGCTGACGCGGCTGCAAGGGTTGCGATCCTTTTCCAAGCTGTCCGGCTTTGACTTTGCGATCACGGTGTCTGTCGGTTCAATTCTTGCCGCTGCGGTGACAACACTTGGGACGGGCGTTCATGTGTTCGCCATTGCCTTGGCCGCTTTGTTTCTGGTGCAATTCTTGCTGACACGTCTTCGGGTCTGGCGCGACGGTGCGTCCGCCCTGGACAATGCGCCGCTTCTGATCATGGAAGACGGTGTGCCGCTGCAAGAGAACATGAAACTGGCAGGCGTCACCCATGCCGATCTGCGTGCGAAACTGCGCGAGGCGAATGCGTTTGACCTTGCAACCGTGCATGCCGTCGTTGTTGAAACCACCGGTGACGTGAGTGTGCTGCATGGGCCGGCAGATGGTCCCCGTCCCGACGCCAGGGTCATGGAAGATGTGCAGCGCCAGTGA
- a CDS encoding MarC family protein: MELDWLSLLRDFITLFVVIDPVGSLPVFLFAVAHVPAALHRQFAIRAVGIAGLVLFAFLLGGQLLLEAIGLRLGSFQIAGGIILFLFALTMIFGDAKSTTEIAEAERDHLAGAVFPLAMPSIASPGAMLAIVVLTDNTTESLTDQVVTAGLLLLVLVITLVLLLTATYVYRLIGNTGASVISRVMGIILATIAVDSVLVGLDTLQLLDLDAAFQEPATSSVLAPPTE, encoded by the coding sequence ATGGAACTGGACTGGCTGTCGCTGTTGCGCGACTTCATCACGTTGTTTGTTGTGATCGACCCTGTTGGGTCGCTGCCAGTGTTCCTGTTTGCCGTGGCCCATGTTCCAGCCGCCTTGCATCGGCAGTTCGCCATTCGGGCGGTCGGCATTGCCGGTCTGGTCCTGTTCGCCTTTCTGCTGGGTGGCCAGCTTCTGCTCGAGGCGATTGGCCTGCGCCTCGGGTCATTCCAGATCGCGGGCGGGATCATCCTGTTCCTCTTTGCCCTCACCATGATCTTCGGCGACGCCAAGTCCACGACCGAGATCGCAGAGGCCGAGCGCGACCACCTTGCCGGTGCGGTGTTCCCCCTCGCCATGCCCTCCATCGCCTCGCCCGGCGCGATGTTGGCCATCGTCGTCCTGACGGACAACACAACCGAAAGCCTTACGGACCAGGTGGTGACCGCCGGTCTGTTGCTTCTGGTTTTGGTCATCACGCTGGTCCTGCTTTTGACGGCCACATATGTGTACCGCCTGATCGGCAATACAGGCGCCAGCGTCATCAGCCGGGTTATGGGCATCATCCTTGCCACCATCGCCGTCGATTCGGTTCTTGTGGGGCTCGACACGCTGCAACTGCTGGATCTGGACGCGGCATTTCAGGAACCGGCCACATCCTCCGTCCTCGCGCCCCCGACGGAATAA
- a CDS encoding ABC transporter permease produces MFQSTRKPQTGLGIALSMFEVIYHSVVRSVRKAHNNAFLAIAMNMLQMVIFVMAFYVMFSILGLRGAAIRGDFLLYIMTGIFLYMTHVKSLGAVTGAEGPASPMMQHAPMNTIVSICSAAIGALYIQVLSLFMILFIYHVAFTPVHIEQPFAAFGMLLLAWFTGCALGLVLLAIKPWFPTFVSIFSQIYQRANMIASGKMFVANTLPSFMLAMFDWNPLFHTIDQSRGYTFINYNPRYSSWEYAWWVGVILLMLGLMGEFYTRRHASISWNARR; encoded by the coding sequence ATGTTTCAATCAACGCGCAAACCACAGACGGGGTTAGGCATCGCGCTGTCGATGTTCGAGGTGATTTATCACTCGGTCGTCCGATCCGTGCGCAAGGCCCATAACAACGCCTTTCTCGCCATCGCGATGAACATGCTGCAGATGGTCATCTTTGTGATGGCCTTTTACGTGATGTTCTCGATCCTTGGACTGCGTGGTGCGGCGATCCGGGGTGATTTCCTGCTCTACATCATGACGGGCATCTTCCTGTATATGACGCATGTGAAATCGCTGGGCGCGGTCACAGGGGCCGAAGGGCCCGCCAGCCCGATGATGCAACACGCGCCGATGAACACGATCGTGTCGATCTGTTCGGCGGCCATCGGGGCCTTGTATATTCAGGTCCTGTCGCTGTTCATGATCCTGTTCATCTATCACGTGGCCTTCACGCCCGTGCATATCGAACAACCCTTTGCCGCGTTTGGCATGTTGCTGCTTGCGTGGTTCACAGGCTGCGCGCTGGGTCTGGTGCTGCTGGCAATCAAACCGTGGTTTCCGACCTTCGTGTCGATCTTTTCCCAAATCTACCAACGGGCAAACATGATCGCGTCGGGCAAGATGTTCGTGGCAAACACCCTGCCCAGTTTCATGTTGGCGATGTTCGACTGGAACCCGCTGTTCCATACCATCGACCAGTCGCGCGGATACACGTTCATCAACTACAATCCCCGCTATTCCAGCTGGGAATATGCATGGTGGGTTGGCGTCATTCTGCTCATGCTTGGGTTGATGGGTGAATTCTATACGCGGCGTCACGCATCTATCAGTTGGAACGCGCGCCGCTAA
- the cysQ gene encoding 3'(2'),5'-bisphosphate nucleotidase CysQ codes for MTYDALIPVIRKLALEAGDKIMEIYDADDFDVKVKSDDSPVTEADEAADALISAGLRAAFPDIMLVTEEQAATHSTTGKTFLIVDPLDGTKEFVHRRGDFTVNIALVEDGVPTRGVVYAPAKGRMFYTQADGQTVEETGTLDKDAVGDVTPLSVADSDNDALMVVASKSHRDQATDDYINKYSVKDMTSAGSSLKFCLVATGEADIYPRVGRTMEWDTAAGHAVLTGAGGHVVRFDDHSPLVYGKDGYANPFFIAYAPAVDLKPA; via the coding sequence ATGACTTATGACGCGTTAATCCCCGTCATCCGCAAGCTGGCGCTGGAAGCTGGCGACAAGATTATGGAGATTTATGACGCCGATGATTTCGACGTGAAAGTCAAATCGGATGACAGCCCTGTGACAGAAGCGGACGAAGCCGCCGATGCCTTGATTTCCGCCGGTCTGCGCGCGGCCTTCCCCGACATCATGCTGGTTACCGAAGAACAGGCCGCCACGCATAGCACCACGGGCAAGACATTCCTGATTGTCGATCCGCTGGATGGGACGAAGGAATTCGTGCATCGCCGTGGTGACTTTACCGTCAACATCGCCCTGGTCGAGGATGGCGTGCCGACCCGCGGTGTCGTTTATGCGCCCGCCAAGGGCCGCATGTTCTATACGCAGGCCGATGGGCAGACCGTGGAAGAAACCGGTACCCTGGACAAGGATGCCGTTGGTGACGTGACCCCGTTGTCCGTTGCCGACAGCGACAATGACGCGCTGATGGTTGTCGCCTCGAAATCGCACCGCGATCAGGCCACGGATGATTACATCAACAAATATTCCGTCAAGGACATGACAAGCGCGGGCTCGTCCCTGAAATTCTGTCTGGTGGCGACGGGCGAGGCGGATATCTATCCCCGTGTCGGCCGGACCATGGAATGGGACACCGCCGCGGGCCACGCCGTGCTGACCGGCGCAGGCGGTCATGTGGTGCGCTTCGACGACCACAGCCCGCTGGTCTATGGCAAGGACGGCTATGCCAATCCGTTTTTCATTGCCTATGCCCCGGCCGTTGACCTGAAACCGGCCTGA